The segment AGTGAAGGGCAATTTAGTTGATTGATTCATTGTTCTCACCTACACATTTATTTCGATTCCCTAAACATTCCCATTAAACTATAACAGATATACAAAATATCGTAAACGAAATTTATGTATAAACACACATGAATAAAATACATCCTGAAGGAAAAAGTAGAAAATAAAGGAGGAATGACAATGACGCAAACATTAAACAACATTATGGCAAAAAACATTATAACAATTGAGGCAACACAAAGTGTAAAGGAGGCTGCCGCATTAATGCAGCAGCATAATATAGGATCGATTCCGGTTATCCAAAATGGGCAATTAGCTGGCATCATCACCGACAGGGATATAACGATCCGAACTACTTCTCAAGGTTTGGATGCCAATACCCCTGTCTCTTCCTGTATGTCCTCAAACATTGTTGCTGGAAACAGCTCCATGAGCGTTCATGAAGCAGCCCAATTAATGGCTCAGAATCAGATTAGAAGGCTTCCGGTAGTTGAAAACAACCAAATTGTCGGTATGGTTGCTTTAGGTGACCTTGCGACCATTCAGGAATATCAAAATGAAGCCGGACAAGCTTTAACCAATATTTCTGTTCATGATAACCTCCGATAAAATTTGCGGGTAGAGTGCAATCATCTGCCCATACATACCAATATTGCAGAATAGTCAGTTAATTGTTATAATAAAGAAAACGCTTCCAAAATCATATGAATGGGAAAGGTGATGCTGTTGTTATGATGGATTATCAATACAGACGACGAGCTTTTCAGAACCTACATGTGGAACAAGAAGAAGCAAAAAAGGAATTTCAAATACAAATAAAAAAGGGTAAATCATTGCTTGCATCCGTCGCTGCATGGTTTTCGTTTTTTCATCACACTTCATAGGAGCGAATCGCTCCTTTTTATTTTGCAGTCTTTTCTCGCTTAACTGTATAATTGGCTTAGGGGGGATTATTCTCGATGAAAAAAATTCTTGTTGCTCTTGATGGATCCAAACATGCTCAAAACGCAGCCATTCATGCAGCTGATCTAGTGAAACAAATGAAGAATTCCTCATTGACCATTGTTCATGTGGTCGAAGAAGCTCCACCAAAAGATAAATTACTGTTAGCTAATTTTGACGTGGAACAAGTCTTAAGAAATGATGCATATGAAAAGCTATTACAGACAATCCGCATATTCAAGGAAAATGAGGTGGATTTTCACCTGGAGGTTGCAATTGGGGAAGCCGCAGAGGAGATTGTAAGACTGGCCATCGATCAGAACTTTGATTTAATCGTGATGGGGAGCAGAGGATTGGGCACGTTCGGTGAAGTGATATTCGGCAGTGTTAGTCATCAGGTTCTTCATGATGCCCACTGCCCTGTAATGGTCGTAAAACAAGAAAAAGGATGAGGGTCAAAATCCCTCATCCTTTTTCTCTATTAATGCCCTGACGGTGCAGATAGACCAATTTTATTTACTAATGCTTCACTTTCCGGATTCAGTCCGACAATGCTCACACTCTTACCTAACTTTTGATATTTCAATACCGTTTTTGCAATGGCTGTTACTGCTGATTGGTCCCAGACATGCGTGTTACTGAAGTCAATAACCACTTCTTTTGGGTCATTGTTATAATCAAAAAGTTCTACAAAGTGGCTCATCGTTCCAAAGAACATTTGTCCAGAAATGTGATAATATACTTTATTTTCTCTTAATGTCATTGTTGCTTTAATTTTGGCCATTTTCCATCCGAAGATCAAGGCACTTAAAACAACCCCTGCTGCCACACCTTTTGCCAAATCATGCGTGTAAACAACAATTGCTACTGTTACAATCATAACAACTGCATCTGCACGAGGAATCTTGTGCAGTTCACGAATAGATTGCCAGTCGAACGTACCAATTGCTACCATGAACATTACACCTACAAGTGCTGCCATAGGAATTTGCACGACAATATCTCCAAGAACCATAATGAGGAATAATAAGAACACTCCGGCAACCATGGAAGAAAGCCTTCCCCTACCACCAGATTTAACATTAATCACCGATTGACCAATCATTGCACAACCAGCCATACCACCGAAGAATCCAGTAATGACATTGGCAATACCTTGACCCTTCATCTCACGGTTTTTATCACTTTTGGTTTCTGTCATCTCATCAACGATTGTTGCTGTTAATAAAGATTCTAAATTACCTACAATCGCTAGAGTAAATGCGTAAGGTAAAACAATCATAAATGTTTCCCAAGAAAGTTCAACCATCGGAATGTTGAAAATAGGAAGGGCTCTAGTAATCTCCCCTTGATCTCCAACAGTACTTAAGCCAAAACCTCCACCAAAGATGGCAATTGCAGTGATTACAGCAATCGCAAACAAAGCAGATGGAATAGCTTTAGTAAATCGAGGTAAAATATAGATGATAGCTAGTGTAGCTGCTACAAAAGCATACATTACCCAAGTTGCACCAACAAATTGCTCCAATTGAGCCATAAAGATAAGAATTGCTAGTGCATTAACAAAACCGATAATGACTGCCTGTGGTAAGAAAGACAAATACTTACCTAGCTTGAATATCCCCATCAGTATCTGAATGATACCTGTCAGGATTGTTGCAGCAAAAAGATACTGCACACCATGATCGGCAACTAATGTAATCATCAGTAATGCCATGGCTCCAGTTGCTGCAGAAATCATTCCTGGTCGTCCACCTGTAAACGCAATTATTACTGCGATACAGAAAGAAGCATATAAGCCTACCATCGGGTCCACACCTGCAATGATAGAAAATGCGATTGCTTCTGGAATGAGGGCTAATGCTACGGTCATACCGGCAAGTACGTCTCCGCGTACATTACCGAACCATTCTTGTTTTAAGTTTGCTACGTTCATAGCACACCTCTTTCTATAATATTTAGTTGTTGACTTTCTACTCTCAAGAAAGTCGGGTCCGTTTGCAACAGAATGAATCATAACACAGAATAAAATGTCTGCAAATCTCCCTGAAAACGCAAACAATAAGAAATAGCTCTTTCATTCTTCCCCTTACTTCATTTTCCTCGATATTTCGTATGAACTTCAAAAAAATACAAATAGGCCCGGTACCAGCGTTCGGGTAACCAGGGGAAAAGTAAATTCTTTTATCCGTAAAGTCCTAACTTTCAGGGCTTTTTTTATATGTCAATTTTCGATAAAATTAGGAAGTTTGCAGCAACAGATTAAGTCTTCTGCTCCAATTTCATCACGAACAAGCTTAAACTCAACCATTCGTTTCCATCTGGTTCTGTTACCCACAACTTATCTTGTACTAAATCACAATCGTGCCCTTCGGAGCAACACTATTAAGAAATTCAAATATGCAATTTAGAAAATATTGGTGGCTGGGTATCACTTTCCTTTTAACATTTAATCTACTTTCACTATTCATGAATTTATCTTATTTGCAAATAATAATTCATGAAAGGAGGAGGTATCTTGGAGAACACTAATTATTTTCACTCATGGTTTGGAAATATTAAAGGGGATATACTTTCTGGTATCGTCGTAGCATTAGCCTTAATACCAGAGGCAATTGCTTTCTCCATAATAGCGGGAGTAGATCCTATGGTAGGATTATATGCTTCTTTTACAATTGCTGTTGTCATTGCATTTGTCGGTGGTAGACCTGGAATGATTTCAGGTGCAACTGGAGCAATGGCCTTGTTATTTATTCACTTAGTTGCAGAGCATGGATATCAGTATTTATTGGCAGCAACCATATTAACAGGGGTCTTACAAATTATCTTTGGTGTGCTAAAACTAGCTCGATATATGAAGTTTATTCCACGTTCTGTGATGGTGGGATTTGTTAATGCATTAGCAGTATTAATTTTTATGGCACAATTGGAGCATTTTATAGGTGAAACTTGGATTATGTTTGTATTAGTAGCCTTGACCCTTGGTATTATTTACTTGTTTCCTTATCTAAATAAAACCATTCCCTCTACTTTAGTCGCAATTATTACAGTAACAACGATCGCAATCTTTAGTAATACTGGTGTCCGGACAGTTGGGGATATGGGAACTATTTCTAAAACCCTGCCTTCCTTTTTCATTCCAGACATTCCCCTATCTATAGAAACTTTGATGATTATCCTCCCTTACTCACTTGCTCTTGCTTTAGTAGGTATATTAGAGTCCTTGTTGACTGCCTCTATCGTGGATGATATGACGGATACTGGAAGTAATAAAAATTCCGAAAGTAATGGACAAGGTATTGCCAATATTATTACAGGATTCTTTGGAGGAATGGCAGGTTGTGCAATGATTGGTCAATCGATTATTAATGTAAGTTCTGGAGGCAGAGGAAGATTATCCTCCTTGTTTTCTGGTATTTTCCTCATGTTTCTAATCGTTGTACTGGGAGACATCGTTGTTCAAATTCCGATGGCCGCATTAGCTGGAGTGATGATAATGGTAGCTATAAGTACGTTTGACTGGAATTCAATAAAAACCTTACACCTTATTCCAAGAACTGACGCTGTGGTAATGGTAGTAACCGTTCTAACCGTAATATTTACTCACAATCTTGCCATTGGTGTTTTTACTGGGATACTTTTAAGTGCCATATTCTTCGTTTCTAAGATTTCAAAAGTTCGTGTAGAAAGCACTCTTGATGGGAATAAAAGAATATATAAATTAACAGGTCAGTTGTTTTTCGCGTCTGTTACAGAATTATTAACTAAATTTGATTATAAAGAAGATGTTTCGGCAGTAGAGATCAACTTGAGAAGATCGCATTTATGGGACGACTCTGCCATTGCTGCTATTGACAAAATTGTTAATAAATTCGAGGAAAGTGGCAAACAAGTAATCCTAACGGGGTTAAACGAGGATAGTTCTGAATTAGTTGAGAAATTAACCAATAAACTAGGTTCACACTAAGCAAGGAGGCGTAAGATGTTTCATAAAATATTACTTGCATCAGATGGATCAGAACATTCAAAAAGAGCAGCTGAAAAGGCAATAGAAGTTGCTAAATGTAGCAAAGATTCTTTATTAGAAATTGTGTATGTTATTGACGGAGATCAAGCTAAATCTGACGTTTTACAGAATTGGAACACAGCAGATTTGGATGACAAAAGAACGAAAAAAATTAGATGGGTAGAGCAGAAAGCAAAAGAATCAAATATTACTTTTAATGTGAAGACACTTAGTGGAGAGCCGGGACCCTCTATTGTAAAACATGCTAACGAATACGATTTTGATTTAGTAGTTATAGGAAGCAGAGGGCTTAATACACTTCAAGAATTCGTATTAGGGAGCGTAAGTCATAAGGTTGCAAAGAGAGCACAATGCCCCGTTATGATTGTGAAATAAAACAATCTTTATAGCTATTGTTGGGTTATAAAAAAGTTTGATTAAAAACACGTCCTATTATGTTGAATTTCCAAATATAAAAGAGCCTGCTTTTGAAAAAAGATGTAGCTTTGAAATAAAATTTGAGCAAAAATACCTCGAAATCCTTATTTTACGATAAATAAGAAGAATCCATTTTGAAAAAAGATTGATCAAAAAGGATTCTTCTTTAGTAGATTTAAGTTTGGTTTTTATAAAAATGCTTGATCATTTTCTACCTGTGTTGCTCCACAATTTCGCCCGATTGCTGAAGAACTAAAATCCTAAATTAGAGCTTCCAAAATGGAATAGCTGCTATTTCATTTCAACTTCCAGATTGCTTTTTATAATTCCTTAAAATCATACCATTTGTCTTTATCATACCAAACTTATCATAATAGGGAACCAAGTCATCGTCACAACATAAATCAATCATGTATATGTCATCAAGTTCTTTTAGCATACGATTTACTAGTTCTTTACCTATCCCTTTATTTTTGTACTCTGGTAACACCTCAAGGAGTGGAATATAGGCAGATAGAACACCGTCGCTAATCGCGGTAATAAATCCAATTACTTGATCTGTATTATCATCTAACCCAATAACTACTTTACTGCTATTTTTCAGCAGTTTTAAGTGAGTTTCTAGTTTTGGTGGATTAGGCCAATTAACAAAAAAACCTTTTAACATATCTGAAGAAATACCATCGAGTGAATTCTTGTATATCATCATATATCAGCTCCCAATTTTTAATAACTTATTAGACAGATGATATATCAAAAGTAAAGTAACAAAAATATGACCCCCAAGTCTTCTAAGAAATACTTAATTATTCAATTCACATTTAAGAATTCCTACCACTGGCTCGATAAATGCGCCCGTTTGCTGAAAAATATTTAATGAAGTCCATGTTTTAATATTTGATCCCTGATAACCTCGTTACCAAATGTGAACCAAAATAAAAGCAGCAATACTATTACTCCCATCACCAGACTAAACCAAGCAAAATATTTATTTTCCCTATTTATCATAGGATATAGAACAATTAGTAATGACCCAAATGCAAGAGTAATTACTACCGATAGTTGTCCTGTTAGTGTTTCAAATACCATTTAAACTGCCTCCGCTTCTAATATTATTTCAAGTTAAATAATTCTACCCGATTACTTCATACCAATTATTTCATAATCTAAGAATTCCTACATTAAGTTATTTATCGTCTTGGTCCATATAAAAACGAGCGCTGATCCTTGTTCCTGGATCGCGCCCGATAGTTGAATAAGGTAAAGGCGATCCTTCAATTAGAAGAATCGCCCCTATATTATGTTTGCTGTTAACTTATTGGTGCAAATTTTAGTTAGAAATTCATTTACTTAATTGTGATTTAATTATTTGGTCATTCACAAAGGCTTTTATAAAGAAATGTTCATTTGAATTGGGAGTTCTATTATTCTCCCTTTCAAAGCGTTCAATGGCTTTATCAATTGATGTAGAATCTGTGGCTTTGCTGGTAGAGATAAGTTCCTTCCAATACAGATTCATTTCTTCTAAGTCACAAATAGACTCATGTCCAAGTATGAAGTAATTAGCATCATACTTTTGAATATCTTCGATCATAGACAATAAAAGCGATTGTTTGTAATGAAATAAAGAATTTGTTGTTGTTCCATAAGCACTATCACCTAAAAAAAGAACTTTATCGTCAGGAATATAAATAATGGTTGAATCTTCACTATGCGTTCCCTTTATTGTTTCTAGGACACAAATCTTGTTTCCTAGATCAATAGTTAGGGATTTTTCAAATATAATATCCGCAGAGTTTAACCTAAAGGAATCCCTCAAGGGTATTTCATTTATTATGATTTCCATACATTTAGAAGAGATCCTATTAGACTCTACATATTTGTGAAGGGAATCATCATCAAAAGAATAGCTTTGCCACTCTTCTAGTATTTGATTTGTAAGGCTATTAACTATGATTGTAGCACCAAATTCATTCAGCCCTAAGATATGGTCCCAATGTCCATGAGTTACAATCAAATATTTAACTGGAGGCAGATTTAAAGCCTCAATTTCCTTTAAAAAGTCTTGTGCATGCTGGACTGAATTTCCAGAGTCTATTACAAGACTAAATTTATCTCCACAAACCAACCCTAAAGTTGGTCTTTCTTTAATATCATCGTTTGATAAATAATAAATAGATGGGGTAATTTTATTTAGCATGTTATTTCTCCTCTTTTAATTATTTTTGAGAAATGAGAAAATCTACATGCTCGGTTAAATTGTATAGATTTTCTCAGATTATTTTTTTACCATTGGACTTTACCTCCTTTGTCTAAGAACATTCAGATAATAACACAATAATACTCTAACATACTTTACCAATCGATGGATGATTTATTTACCAACTTTTTCAAGGACTCTTCTTATGAGATAACTCTAGGGTAATGTCAGCCTTCCTAAACTTCTCCCTCTAACCTATTTTTTTGCAAACTATCCAATTAGTTAAAATTAGCGCTAATCCTTATTCAAGGATTGCGCCCTATAGTGTAATAAGGAAATAAATAATTTAGTGTAGATTGTCTTCGAACTCATTTAATAGCCTAATTGAACCTTAAATATTGTAAATACTTGGTATAAGTGATAACTTGTATAGACATAGTGTTGCTTTTCCTATGTAAAGGAGGAAATACACTATGATTAGTAATGCTGAACGCTTACTATTTATTAGAGGACTTGGACGTTTACAAAAAGATTTCAAAAAATGTAGCGATAACCCCGTGCGTAACGCTATTCATCAAGACATTCTTCTACTTCGAAAGACATTATCTATAACTGCTAGAAATTAGCAGTTTTTTTAATGTATAGTATGTAGTCAACTTCACAGATATGAGTTGCTCCACAATCGGGCCATTATATATAGTATCATGGTAAAAAATGAGGTTCGATCGAACCTCATTCTATGTTTACATGTTAATAAAGATATGGTTTATTTTAATTGATTTCCTTATAAATTGCGGCCCAATCGACCTTTAATTGTTCCTTCAATTTCTTATTTTCTTCTTCGAGATGCATCATTTTCTTTCGAAGTGATGCAATTATCACATCTTTAGAATGGTCTGTCATGTTTCGTTTTACTTGATTCGGTGAATCTAATTTTTCTTCTTGTTTTCTTAATGTTTCAATTCTCGACCTGATATCGCTGTGTTTATATAAAAATGGTTTTGATACCCCTGATTTTGCTGATACAGAATTAAAATTTATCTTTTCTTTATGTTTAATCATTTCTTTAATGGTACTTTCAACCTTTTGCTTTGCTTTTTGCTGTTTTTCTTCGATACTTCGAAGAAGTGGTTGAGTATTTGGGTTTATATTTGCCATTGTATTTCATCTCTTTCTATATTCAGTTTCTCAATTCTCTTCTTGTTTTAGGAAGTCCATAAATCCCACCATTTTTTATTATTCCATCTCTAATTTCTTTATACTTTTTCAATTTTGGCTGAATAATTTCAATTGATCTATTTCTACCTGATTTTTGATATATCTCAATATCAGATTCCATTTTAAGAATTTGGTCGTTATAGAAATCTAGAAACGTCAGATCTACATGGAAACTGCGGCAATTGTTTTTTATACATGGTGGTTCTAAAGTTTGTTCCAAAAAGTCACAATTATTTTTGGGGCTTTTAATACACAAACCGTGATCTAATCGAATGGAATCCAAATTGTGGCGGAGCCATTCTAACTCTAATCCATTTTCGTCTGCTTGTTTTTCTATACTAGTAGCGATAATTTTGCCACCTGGATTTAATCTTACAGCCCCATTACTTGTGGCTTTTTCCCATTCTTTTCGAAGGGTTGTATCATGAATCTGGGCGTATACCAGTGTCATTTCAGGGCTCACATGAGCCATCAGCTTTTGTACATGTAAAATGTTCATACCGTTATTAATAAGGTTTACTCCATAACGATGTCTAAATGCATGTGCTTTACATCGATAGATATCTCCGTTTTCATCCATTATATTATTTTCAATAGCTAGTTTATTTAAATTATTTACTACATTGTCACGCGAAATGGGCTGTCCTTTTCTTGTACCATGATAGGTTGGAAATAAATAATTTAATGGATTTGTTTCTGAAGTCGATTTTTCCCTTGTTAATTTTTGTTGGGAAAGCACAACCTTAGCTATTTCTTCCGAAATTGGGACCCGATGATTTTTCCCCTTTACTTTACGCTGATCTCCGGTAATCCACCAACCATCTTCTCTTTGAATCAAGCAATCTACTTTCAAAGAACACACATCTGAAATTCTAAAGCCTGATGTCTCTAACAATATTACAACCGGAATAATCTCCTGCGGCAGTTTTCCCATGTGATCAATGATCTGATTCCAAACAAAATCAGATATGTATTTAATTTCGTTAGATGCCTTTGGAGGTAGTCTAGGTTTATCTTCAGGTACAATTAGGATTCCTACAGGCTTTTTGGGAGCTTCATCCCATTCATATCTTTGAATATATACAATAAACGTTTCTAGTACAGATAATGAGCGATGGATGTGATTCTCAGTAGGGGGTTGACCTTTGTGAACGCTATCTCCACCCATTGGAGAGGTTCGCAAATAATGCATAAATTCCTCGATATCTCTCCTACTTAATGAGGTTAAGTCTTGCCAGTTTGGATACTTTTTATAAATATATTTAAAGAATTCTTGCAGCTTTGCCATGGTTTGTATGCCAGAACCCCAGCTTAAACTTTCTTGTATTAGAACACGTTTTTCGATATATCTTTTTGCCAAGTTTTGAAAAGGTCTTGGTACAGAAGTGAAATTTAAAGTGTACCCGCAATTACTGTTATTATAGTCAATACCTAGTTTTCGAACATCCCAAATATCTTTCTCTGTTTCCTTCCGTTGATCATACCAGTCAAAGAAAAATGAATAAATTCGGTTGTATAACTGGAGGTAGCCTTTTACTGTTAAGTCGCTTTTCCCATGTTCAAAAAGATAGGTTTTATAGTGAATTGAAAATTTCCCGTAAGGGATGTCTAGAATAGAACCAATATCAGAATAGAATCTGAAAATAAAATCTTGCAATTTATTAAATGCAGTAGAATTACTCCATACTGTTGCCATATTTATTTCTAAATTAGTCAACCGACTGAAGAAATAATATTTAAATTCATTTCTAATTCTTGGATTCAATGTTTCCTCAAATTTAATTATTGGGCTTTTTATTATTATTTCTTTTTTGTAAAGGGGACAATCTAATGCATCCCATTCTTCGTTTTCCCAATACCCACTTAACTCTTGTAAAATTTGCTCATATCTTACAGCTCTAGCTTGTTGTTCAGTTGCTTTATTTAATAAAATCATTCTTGTCACCTTTCATCTTGTCATGTGCTTTCTGCCACTCTTTTCGTATAGTGACATCGGTGGGATGAACATAAGTCTTAATTGTTGTTTGAACGTTCGAATGACCCAACAACTTTTGGATTATCGATATTTCTACCCCTTGTTCATGAAGCTCAGTGGCATAAGTATGCCTTAACATATGGGGGGTAATATCAATCTGGGTTTTCTTTCTTATACGTTTAATTACATCGAAAGCTGCTTGATAATTTAATGGTTCTCCCTTATTAGGACCAGTTAGATTTATAAATACATGATTGGTATCCGCGTCATGATAATCAATTAGGTAATCTTGAAAAACATTCATTGTATCGCCAGATACATATACTCTTCTTCCTTTGCCGTTTACAGTTTTAGATTCTCGTACTTGAATGGAGGTAGAGCCAATATCAAAGTCCTCGATCCATAAAGATAATGCCTCTCCAATTCTAAGACCGCCTTCATACAAAATTCGAACCAATAAAGCATCTCGAATATTGCTACACGCATCATGAATAGATTGAACCTGATCTTTTGTAAGTGTTAAAACCTCTCTCCGAGGTTCTTTAATTTTTAAAATGTTTTTATCAAGTGGCTTCCCCTTTGATATATGATGTAGAAAGGGTTTGAACGATCGGTAATTCCCAATCACTTGCTTCTTTGTTTTTTCTGATAGATCTTTTTCATAATCTTCAATTCGCATTAAATAATCGTAGAAACTCTGAACGCAAGTCACCATAGTATTAACTGTTCGCTCAGATCTCCTTGCTTTTGTTTGTTGAAATTGAATTACTTTAGTAGATTGATTAGGACTTCTTAGCCAAGATACATACTCCGCCAGAAGGTTAAGATCCACTTCCTTGTACTCTTTTTCTTTTTCGTTTAAAAATTGAAAGTAAAACTTTAAATAATGACAGTATGACTTTAAGGTATTTTCGGCCTTTCCAATGTTATCTAGATATTTAAGAAACCTTAAAACTGGACCGACAGGTTTGTTATCTCCATCAATAAGCAAATATCTTTTTCTGTCATTAATTAAAACCTCTTGCACTTTCATTAACATCACCTCCAAAAACAATAGTGATGTATTTTTGTTTCTCTTTCTATGAAAACTATGTTTACTATATTTATCTACTATATATATGTTGTAAATAAAGAAACAAAAAGGGCGTAGTAATTAACGTTATTAACGTTAATTACTACGCCCTGGTATACTACATATAATGGCCCGTTTGTTGAATACTATATGATTGAAATCAGTATATTTTTTTATAATAAAACTTTTCCTTTGAAGAAAGAACACTGCATTTTTAGCTATACCTTTATTCATTCATAGAAGTCATCGACCATAGACTTCAATATTTGTTTCTTTTTTTTACACTTAACATTAAAATACCCCACTTTATGGCTAAGGGTTTTACGCTTATACCTTTGTTCAATAGGTAAGGTCCTTTGAGTATCTAAAATCGTCTTAGCCCTCCTTAAATAAAAATCCTCCCGTTCTTCTTCATGCTCTTTTAAAAAACTATAGGTTTTCGGAAGCATAGGAAAATGATTTTTATGCAATTTAATGTTAGCTTTTCTCAAAATACTAGTAAGGGTTATTCTCTTAGGGTCATTATCATCCGAAAATAACTCTAGATAAGAAATACGAGCCCTAGCTAGATATTCTTCATCTCTTTGCTCCCAATTAACAATGGGTTTATACTGTCTAGTTTTTTTATGATATGTTAGGCTATTAAGCCACTCTTTGTCGTTATTGTATAATCGTTTATATAGGGGATAATTTAATTTTTTTATTTCCGTTATATTGAATCCTGGATTATTTTCTACTAACCTAAACCAATCAGAGCGATCTTTCTCTTGGTCATATACCGAATATTTAATATCCAAAGGCTTCTTTTTTTGTTCTAGACAATATCTTACTGAATTTTCAGGAATCCCTAAGATTTTCGCAATGGTATAAATCTTGTGTTTTTCTATATGATATAGATAATTTATTTTCTCTGCTAGCATGTGACCACAAAAATGCAATAAGTCCCATGTATAATCCATGGTATCGAAATCACTACCTTTTTTAACATAAGACATTCCGCATATATTACAAGAATAGGTAGAAGAAATAGTCTGATTTGAAACATATGTTTTAATAGATGCACCAGTATTCGTCTTATACGACATACAATGATGGTTTAAACAAACAAGCTTTTCTTCAATATATTCTCTATTTACAAGCGCTGTATCTTTTATTCTTAAGCCATTTTCTAAAAAACCTTTTATATTAATCATACCTCTATTAATATTCATTTTATAGTATAGGAAATTGATAAGTATTAGATGAAACAAAGGGTGTTTGTTTCTTTTGTTTTCAGTCCATAATGAAGCTAGTTGTTTACCAATTCTAGACAAGTTAAAACCTAAATCTATTAGTACATCACCGTAGTAACTAATAATTTCTTCAGCTACTTCACGAGTTTTAATTACTTTCTGGTACTTGCCAAACCCTAGTTGCTTTAACAAATTCCTATATATTTCCGGTAATTCACTTGCAAAGGGCAACCCACCTTCGTCATCAATTATTTCATGAATTAGTTTTGATAGGTCTATTAAACTTTCTTTCTCATTATTTTTCTCTCCAATATCAATACTTGATTTTAATCTTTCACTATTAATTAAAACAAACTCTTTATCAATTTTATTAACATCGCTCATTTGAATATATTCGTTATGAATGGGACAAACCAATACCCCTGGAAGTTGATGCAATATTCTCCAATATGAATATCCAAACTTAGCCATATCTTCTTCTGCGCAGCTTCTACAAAACCTTAGGTATGGAAAATCCTTAATTCTTGATGCTGTTTTACCAGTAGACAGCTGAAAATGGTAGTAATTATCTTCAATCATCTCTTTTAATACTCTCTTTCTCAGTTCTGCCTGCATAAAATACATATAATAACAATAGCTTGTATGTGCTATTATCCAATCTTCACTTGTTTCTTTTACGTTAAAAATCTTTGTTTTTTTGTAAAGACTCCCAATATTACTTGAGAAGTCTAATTTCAGATTTTTACTCTCACTTTCAAATAAATCTTTAAGCGTATGCTTCTCTACACTTCCATTTCCGCTAATAATATGATAT is part of the Sutcliffiella sp. FSL R7-0096 genome and harbors:
- a CDS encoding CBS domain-containing protein, with the translated sequence MTQTLNNIMAKNIITIEATQSVKEAAALMQQHNIGSIPVIQNGQLAGIITDRDITIRTTSQGLDANTPVSSCMSSNIVAGNSSMSVHEAAQLMAQNQIRRLPVVENNQIVGMVALGDLATIQEYQNEAGQALTNISVHDNLR
- a CDS encoding universal stress protein; translated protein: MKKILVALDGSKHAQNAAIHAADLVKQMKNSSLTIVHVVEEAPPKDKLLLANFDVEQVLRNDAYEKLLQTIRIFKENEVDFHLEVAIGEAAEEIVRLAIDQNFDLIVMGSRGLGTFGEVIFGSVSHQVLHDAHCPVMVVKQEKG
- a CDS encoding SulP family inorganic anion transporter, with amino-acid sequence MNVANLKQEWFGNVRGDVLAGMTVALALIPEAIAFSIIAGVDPMVGLYASFCIAVIIAFTGGRPGMISAATGAMALLMITLVADHGVQYLFAATILTGIIQILMGIFKLGKYLSFLPQAVIIGFVNALAILIFMAQLEQFVGATWVMYAFVAATLAIIYILPRFTKAIPSALFAIAVITAIAIFGGGFGLSTVGDQGEITRALPIFNIPMVELSWETFMIVLPYAFTLAIVGNLESLLTATIVDEMTETKSDKNREMKGQGIANVITGFFGGMAGCAMIGQSVINVKSGGRGRLSSMVAGVFLLFLIMVLGDIVVQIPMAALVGVMFMVAIGTFDWQSIRELHKIPRADAVVMIVTVAIVVYTHDLAKGVAAGVVLSALIFGWKMAKIKATMTLRENKVYYHISGQMFFGTMSHFVELFDYNNDPKEVVIDFSNTHVWDQSAVTAIAKTVLKYQKLGKSVSIVGLNPESEALVNKIGLSAPSGH
- a CDS encoding SulP family inorganic anion transporter; this encodes MKGGGILENTNYFHSWFGNIKGDILSGIVVALALIPEAIAFSIIAGVDPMVGLYASFTIAVVIAFVGGRPGMISGATGAMALLFIHLVAEHGYQYLLAATILTGVLQIIFGVLKLARYMKFIPRSVMVGFVNALAVLIFMAQLEHFIGETWIMFVLVALTLGIIYLFPYLNKTIPSTLVAIITVTTIAIFSNTGVRTVGDMGTISKTLPSFFIPDIPLSIETLMIILPYSLALALVGILESLLTASIVDDMTDTGSNKNSESNGQGIANIITGFFGGMAGCAMIGQSIINVSSGGRGRLSSLFSGIFLMFLIVVLGDIVVQIPMAALAGVMIMVAISTFDWNSIKTLHLIPRTDAVVMVVTVLTVIFTHNLAIGVFTGILLSAIFFVSKISKVRVESTLDGNKRIYKLTGQLFFASVTELLTKFDYKEDVSAVEINLRRSHLWDDSAIAAIDKIVNKFEESGKQVILTGLNEDSSELVEKLTNKLGSH
- a CDS encoding universal stress protein yields the protein MFHKILLASDGSEHSKRAAEKAIEVAKCSKDSLLEIVYVIDGDQAKSDVLQNWNTADLDDKRTKKIRWVEQKAKESNITFNVKTLSGEPGPSIVKHANEYDFDLVVIGSRGLNTLQEFVLGSVSHKVAKRAQCPVMIVK
- a CDS encoding GNAT family N-acetyltransferase, whose product is MIYKNSLDGISSDMLKGFFVNWPNPPKLETHLKLLKNSSKVVIGLDDNTDQVIGFITAISDGVLSAYIPLLEVLPEYKNKGIGKELVNRMLKELDDIYMIDLCCDDDLVPYYDKFGMIKTNGMILRNYKKQSGS
- a CDS encoding MBL fold metallo-hydrolase, with product MLNKITPSIYYLSNDDIKERPTLGLVCGDKFSLVIDSGNSVQHAQDFLKEIEALNLPPVKYLIVTHGHWDHILGLNEFGATIIVNSLTNQILEEWQSYSFDDDSLHKYVESNRISSKCMEIIINEIPLRDSFRLNSADIIFEKSLTIDLGNKICVLETIKGTHSEDSTIIYIPDDKVLFLGDSAYGTTTNSLFHYKQSLLLSMIEDIQKYDANYFILGHESICDLEEMNLYWKELISTSKATDSTSIDKAIERFERENNRTPNSNEHFFIKAFVNDQIIKSQLSK